The genomic segment taggcaaagggcaccctatgaggaaattgtaaatttctactggagcatttcaagggcaccaaggcaatggcaagaggcaacggaggcaatcgcctccgttgcctccgtgaagtatcaggcctgcgctcaggtccgtcaaacatgacgctcatggcgctgtacaagcaaaatttatacaaatacaaaacaaaattgattatcTGACTCGGGTTCTGGCTTTGTAGAGTGCGGGTTCGAGTCTAATCCTTTGGGTGGGACATACTTTTATGATTGTTAATAGAAATTACCTGGGGCacctattgagttcaaattcaTGTAGCCAGTACAATTCTGACTTTGCTTTTATATTGTATTCATATGACTAATGCTTAAATGGAGTGTAAGTAAAGTTATTTTGACAGAAAGCTATTGTGTCTACCAAATTTCTGGGGCCGCATATTCCTAAAGAAAACTTAGTATAAATGTCTTTGAGAATTATTCCAAACAAGAGAAAATAATATACAGACTTTTTTCCGAACACAGTTAAATTGGGCCAAAGTGTATACAGTAGATACTATAGCTTTGAAaatcagttttaaaaaaatggttatTACACTAACAAAGGACAAGAAATTTAGTTAACAATTCTTGCTtctgctttttgtttttattatcaatacatatttattaaataaataatttgttttttaatttacaatgATAAAAAAGAGTTGCTACATTTAGAAATATATAAAACACTATAAATCATATAGATTAGCACTTGTTTTCGTGTATAAATCATTAGAATTTTTCTTGCCAATCAAAgtgaaaaaatcaaaaacaaatgctAGTTAGATGAATGCCATTtttgctttaaacaaaataagcagGTTCAATTATAATTGTGTTTATTGCAAAAAACACCATTGATAGTCATACTTATTTACAGGCTATATTATATGCTAATATTAACAACCAAAACATACAATTAAATTATTACTTAATAATTGAAAATTAAGTAATAACTTAAAAAtggtaaaacaattaatttaaagtACAAATAATGAAAAACGTTAATGAAACAGAAGATTATATTTTCAGAGTATCAAAACAAATCTCCCAGGTTTCGTTTGTGTAAAGAGGATGAAATGTAGAGGGAGAAAATCTTGTTTACAAATGGATGTTGACCTGctttatagaccatgtgacctttgtttacaataggTGTGACCTTGTATATTCTATGGcatttctggcaggcaagatactgcactggtcatatgggaaagttgacattttgtgtcataacttattccacataaatccaagagttatgaaagtaaaagctggaaatgttttgagatgtgccccctttttctcatcaaaagttgataagaattagacagcaatctccataaaatataagtttttatggtttttttattgagctgtgtacaaaaaggctctgtggctcttttgttactatgtgatgtcacaggtcacatcgtctacaaGATagtcaataataatagtaatacgtAGTTCTTGTTACCGCAAACGTTAACAAAATATAGGTTACTtagatgggattcgaacccacaaacttCCGCATCACTATTGCAGGTAATTACAATATACTTAAGAAAAATCTAAGTGGTCTGTGTTTGCTGTAATACCATCTTGTCTTTTTATACAAATTGCTCTGTAAGTGACAACCTACTGATTCTAAACACTCCAACAATCAAGATGTCAAGCAATGGAAAACATTGCAAAATTATTAATTAGTTTCATAACAAAACGATCTCAAACCTAGGAGACACTATTTGGCAGTACCGTAAGAGACATTTAAAGCAACTTAGTGTTGCAGTATGGTGTTCATAGAACATACACCGATGACGCAACTTACTGTTGCAATATGGCGAAACACTTGTTTccagtttttggtttttaagaATGCTTCATAGCTTCGCTGATGgcctttttaaataaattattttcttattttatatacaCGTAGAAAAAAGTTTTCCAAAAGATTTTATTATCATACCAAGCACACTTTGTCCATATACTGTTAAGTGTTAATTTCTGTAACATGGATAGTgcggtgtacatgtatagtaaatTGTTCAGCTAACTGGTCGTTATTTTGATATAAAAAgataatttaaattttgaaaaataaatagcTTATAAATTATGTAAGGTGTAAGGCAAAAGTGTCAGCTCGTGAAGTGATTCCAACTTGGGTTTAAATTCTAACATGGGTGGACAAACTGGTAAACTAGTCGTTGTGCGATTTCTGTTTTCTTCATGATACCTTTCTTGTAGTACTGCCTAATAGAGCGACTCAATTTGTCGTAGTTCATTGCTGGTCGGTTCTTACGGAGCCCCCAAAGGCGGGCAACTTCGACTGAATCTTCAATCTTGAAAATACCTGAAGAAAAAtgaataagaaaagaaaatttcatTAGCATACAGCCTAATGTGAAAAATGTGTACAATACGAATACCGTCCATTTGTAAATGGTAACTTATGTAAAACCAATGTTCTTCTGGATTCCTTGAAGGTTACAGGCCTATGGGCATCAGTAGTGTATTCACTTTATTTTGAAATACGAGGTCACACTTTtgtgttctttgtgttttgccTGTGATCCTCTGCTTCTGTGATTCTACTTCTGTGTACAGTGTTGTACAATAATAGTTTTCTGTGCTACGTTTTGTTACAGTTTGACTGTGTAAGTCCAGTCTGTATTCGAATATTGGTCCCAAATGTTTGAAATATGCAGGAGACTTGCACAGTATCGGTCAAAAGTATTTTGTAAGGGCAGCTGTGTGCATTATAGGGCATCTTTGGATCTTTGCTTTGGTGGGATCCAACAAAGAAAGTTATTGCTTTGTTGAGATCCAACAATTAAAGTTCTTTGCTTTGGTTGGATCCAACAAATCACGTTGAGATGGATCAAACAAATAACGTTCTTTGCTTTGGGAGTCAACAAATAATCTTTTTTTGGTGGGATCCAACAAATGAGTAATCATACCTTGGGGTCTGTCCAACCACCTGATGCAGTAGCCGTAGGAATCAGGCTGCACAAGTAAATCCTTCAAGAACTGCCACAAGTGAATTCCGCCGGTGTGGTTAGGGGTCATGAAAGTGTTGGGGCCTGATGTTGGACCAGGAGAAGGGATAGATGCCTCATCTGTTGGGATAGAACAAAATAGCAAGAAAATAAATGGTTTGAAAGCGTTTTTCGTTGGATCATCTTGCTTACTTTTTATACAGTTTGACTGTGCAAGTTTGGAATGGATTTGAACATTGGGGCATGTTAAAGCAATGTACAGTGTACCCGCAAGTAGCCCCAATAATGTCTGAATATGCCAGAGACTTGCACGGTATATCACCAAGGTATTTACCAACTGTGCATTATAGGGCATCTTTAGACTGCCTTATTATGAACCTGGATGCTCTTGTCTTTATTTGTGAAAACATTCTACTGTAACCGATTTAGAGCAAACTTGTGCAACCTTTTTTATGAGTCTTGTGTCACACTCTGTTGTTTAAGTATAGCAATAGGAATGCAGGGTTAAAATAGACACAACCAAGTGGATGCAACAGGTGACAGTATAAAGGATAAGAAAATTGAGAAACACAGTGAATATAGAGGATCTGCTCTAAAGATGCTTACCATCACTGTTTGACATGGAGCTTGATGTCTCATACCCGCCCAATGAACTGAGATCCATATAACTACACTGTTCATTGCCAACAAACACTTGAGAGGCTGGAAGATGTGGGGACAAGATGTTATCAGCTACATTCATTCGGCCAGCAGCTGTAaaagatgaaaaaaagaaagaagttgTTATTTATTGTATACAGAAACAAGATGCTCGGTCAACAATCGATACGAGATCAGGGTCTAGGAATGTGAACATATCAAACTTTCTAGAGagagtattttaatatttttttctggtaACCTCATGGCCAGTGTTgcagctagaccaattttagtggtgggctctaaaccCTGAATTTAGTCCACCAGGGGCGAAGGTTCAACTAAGTTAATCATGCTTAGATATGGGACCATCATTGTTGAAGCTGATCGGGGGAAATCTatacagtgtattttgctcagggTGCTGTGctaaatttgtttgttctgggcaggcccgcctgGCATTGCCCACTGTGGTGTTAACCCTGCTCATGGCAACAGGATTGGTTAACAACAAGATAAATTCTTATCCATCCTTACCATTCTTCCAGATGTCGAGATGAGCATACAAGATATCGCCGGACTTGGGTGAGAGTTGACGGAACTGCTCGTCTGTAAGATTGCACAAGCTCAAGCCATCCATTGCGAAGAAGCCAACTTCAATCTCAGGTAGGCGATATTGATGTCTCGTCCACTCCACCCACTTCTTAACTTGTTCTGAGTTCCATCTGCAAGGATCTGtaggaagaaacaaaaaagaaggGATCCAGTTAAATAATTGACTTTTATACACAGGTTGGAACACAGCCTGGTTATTTTCTGTGACAGCGAACAAGCAGCTCGAGACATGAGGATATTTTATATTTGATAAACTTTCTTTCAATTTAGATGAAATTTTTTTGTGGCGTTCCAGAAGGTTTATCTACAAAAAGAATTGATttactgttttaaaaagttgaCATTTAGTGTTAATTTGTTCATAATATAGTCTCTAATTATGTACATATTATTTGTTCAATTGACTTATCTTTGATGTATATTAAGGTCAGGTATTTAGTATTATGCAATGCGAACAATGCAATGTTTCTGTACATACTTTACGATAAGGTTAATGCCCCATTTTATTTGTTGGCATAATATTGTGCAGGGTTGGTTAATTATACCAGAGAATGTTGTGTTTGCTTAAGttggatgtttgtttgtttgtttgtttgtttgtttgtttgtttgtaggggtgtttgtttgtttgtttgtttgtttgtttgtttgtttgtttcttatgGGTGCTCATACTTCTGCACATAATGCAGAAACTTGTGTGGAACTGTACTATTGTAATGTATACTATTGTATGTATACTATTGTAATGTATACTATTGTAATGTATACTATTGTAATGTATACTATTACAATAATCAGAAATGTGCTCATTGTCTATCTAAATAGACACTCCTGTAACATGCATGGTAAACAACATAATACAGTACTGTAGAAAATATAGTATAGTACTACTGTAACATGTAGAAAACATAGTACAGTACTGTAAATGCATCAAGAAAATATAGTACTTTAAAGTATTGGATCCCAATCAACTCAAGTGACTCTTGAGTGACATCGAGATTTATGACCTTCTCATTTTATGTAAATTAAGTAGATTGACACCATTCCATTTCCAGGATATCGATAAACTTTGCGGTCCTTTCACAACATCCTTCCTGTTTTGTGATGTCATATCCTTCACGATTTCTTGTGAAATGTATGGGTCATGGTCGAAAAGTTTGACACGGATTTAAGTGGACTTGAATACTTTGCAATCTGCCCCAAATTTGTGGTGAATTATCCAAGTAGTTGATTCAAGGACCATGAATAACCTTTTTAAGTTGTATCTTGTCAACTGTGAACATTGATGGAAATGAAAACAGTGACATAGAATttccttgttattttatgttgctTGTAACATATTTTTAAGATTGGATTTGAGATTAAAGTGCGTATTTTAGGAAACgcaatgttattttttgtttcttacaaaaaCTTCACTCAGACttatttactttcttttttcattgtctTTGACTGTAAGCATTTGTCTTGAGGTCAATGTTAGAGGCTTCTTTTGTTGGGTTCCCTGTATGCTGGTATTAAATTATGAACACATGCAACAAAGGGTATCTGTCTAATTGTCTGTCAGCCTCTACTGTTTTGTAATGTGATTGGTCAATCCAATTGTAGGGAGCCCAATGGCGCCCTCAGTGTTCAAGTTTCGTAATGTGATTGGTCAATCCCAAtggaccttatcgcaaatactcagtACGTGCGCCTGAGGCGTGGAATggagtgcatgctggtctagctagcttttaagtttgatcgctagctagaccagcatgcacctcattcaacagtgtgcacttgcgcaatgggtattggCGAAAAAGGTCTATGGAGGAAGTGCCCCCTCAGTGTGAAAGTTTACACACCTGTTGGGATGTTGATGAGCTCGCAGGCTGTGACGATATCACCCATGACTTCTCGTACAATCAACTGTTGCACCTGATCCATATCAGCATCATACTGGCTCTGATGATGAAGGGGTGCAACATTCACTGACCCCAACTCCTCAATCTTAATGGGTGACTGGGCAGGCAACATCTCGTTGAATGACCCCTCCATCGACTCGACCGGTTGGAGGAGACCCCCTTGTGTGTCTGTCGGGGCTGTGTCGAAGAAGCCATCGATTTGAGCTTGGGTGATGAAATCAAAGTTGATGAAGTCACCTGATAGGTTCAAGTCGAAGGCCTTCACTTCCTGGGAAAATtagaacaaataaaaacattgaccCTTAACTTGTTTACTTCATATTTTACAACAACATCCTGAAGGCAATACTTCTTCAAAAGACACATTTTCTTAGAAACCAAGATAAGAAAGTATAACCACTGCAAGTCCTGCAAGTGGAGATTGGATTGTGGTGTTGGTGTGTGTTGATGATGTGGTTTCAAATCACCTCATCATCCCACGGCTATTAGCAACTCACACCACTGTACCTCAAACAATGAGGGAACAATAATAATCAGGCTTAGCATGCAACCTattagctgatttcctcttttttttcaaaacagagcagtagaaaactgaaaaacagtatacaaaagttaagtgtgatcggacattcctctttttttttcaataagaaagttgcatgtctgaatAATTATACAACAGCATGCTTTAATATTGTGTAATTACTGAGTATTGGATGGAGTTCCATAGGGTTTTATTGGGAGAGGACTTTGGACCATCGATGTTGTAATGACAGGTTTATGTTGCAATGCCTCTATACTAAACGTGACCAAATATGGCTCCATTCTTTTATGATATTTTGATTTTGGACCATGTTTCTACAGTTCATCAACTTATATAGGGCAAGGCCTAGATCTGATAAATTCTAAACTCTTTCGAAACATCCGACTTTCGTGGAACCCTTCCTTCCTAACGACTTAATTCGTGTTCCAGTCATCCGGTACCTCCCCGCATCAAGAACTCTCCTCTGTCACCTCGGGATATATTATTCGCAAGCTCTAATGAAACACGTGTTGTTTACACCTGGATGTTACACACAATAGTAACCAGGCGAAGAACTGGCTCGAACCGCACGTACCTGGAATGCCAAAGCATTCCTGTCAACATGTCTGAACTGGgattttgtaataatattggCAACAGGCCAGATTTAAAGTAACATAACTCTCACGTGGCACGAATGGCAAACAAATTCCTAAGTCTCAACAACCTTGCCCTTGACACTGCACCCTCGAGAATGTTCCCCAAACCCCGTTTATTGCCGCGTGGCACAACTTCTCAGAACCCCTTGCGGTTGACGTCTGTAAACCGACTATCGTTGTATGGTTGTTGTATGGTTACtatgaaaacaacttttgtagGTGTTTTTTCTCATCCTACTACTAGACTCGCACGTGCATCAATTTACATAATGATTTCTTTCCATAGAGGTGACGTTGAATTCAATTTAatgcacatttatttccatattgtcCAAAACACAGCATTAAAGAATGCATACAATGTAAAAAGCGAACAGATATCGGGTTTATACAGTCAAAGAGAAGGAACAATATTATTATAGTCcgtaaagaccctggacactattggttattgtcaaagaccagtcttcccacttggtgtatctcaacatatgcataaaataacaaacctgtgaaaatttgaactcaattggtcgttgaacttgcgagataataatgaaagaaaaaacaccattgtcacacgaagttgtgtgctttcagatggttgatttcgagacctcaagttctaaacctgaggtctcgaaatcaaattcgtggaaaattacttcagagggagccgtttctcacaatgttttataccatcaacctctccccattactcgtcaccaagtaaggttttatgctaacaattattttgagtaccaaccaatagtgtccactgcctttaaatattgatTTCAAGTTTGGGGTTTTATGAAAACTCAATACttgtgtactacatgtagctaTGCGACTATAGTAACTTTtcgggtgtttttatttttaaagtattaTGTCATTCCAGTGCATTGAACTTCAACCAGTTGGTTGTGCTTGACACGAGCGGCGGATACTGGATAATAGTCTCAAAGTCCGTGTGTTGAATCGCTTAGCCAAAAGAAAAGCAAATGACGTCAGTGACATATCAACCAATGTGGGTCATCGATACAAAATCCGCTTGACAATGGACCAATAATAATTGCTGTACCATAAGTGCGCTTGCCCATTTCCGTTCTGGGTGTTCAATTGTTACGACATCCTCATTGACTGGGGGTCAGTGTGTGGCTTATCAGCCAGCGATGACGTGACCAGCTGTGGTGAACAGCCCGGGAAGAAACGGGGAAACCCCGACTGCCAGGTTTCTACGAAGCTACACACTCGTATCAGTCGGAGGGGTGACCTTGGTTGGCCTTTAGGGTGCTTGGAACCGTGTCATCGCCCCAGCTGGTACTGCGCTGTCATTGGAGTCAATTACCTTTTTGAATTCAACTTGTTACTTCAACCATAAAGCAGGGACTATTGCTCCATGCTTGAACCACTTAATATCATAAGGGGATTGGTTTTAGagtttaagcacacaaaaaaatgttgtacCTTTTCAAACACGTTTAAACGGTTAACttgtttatcattattatttttgacaCCTCGTCGCATGGTTTGTAGCATTTAAACACACACAAgaatctttaaaaaacatgtttaaggTTTAAATCATATGAAAAAGTGGGTATACAAAACTTATGCTTAGAAATgtgttgacaaaataaacactgtttttcagagtgTAGATTGTGAAAATTAAAATCTAAAAGGTACACCCACTAGATCTTCTGGAAAACCTACACACAAAAATCAGTTGTATCGTGACTGggtgacattaaaaaaaactacgggCCGTCAGCGGCGAATGCACACGGGGTTTACTGAGGAAAAGTCAGTACATTACTGAGTCGTGATGTTGGGAAAGCCTAGCGCTAAGCCCGATGATTTCATTgccgtttttttttgtatgcagcCTAATTCTTACCGCAACCAATTATTTCCAGACGTTTATTTGTATACAATGgacgattttttttaattactgtGATGAGTTTCCTCATGCACAGCTAACCAATCCCGGCCTCATTTCTTTTtacagttttctttttcaattgttttttttttattttatttattattcaacaacattttgatgatttattttgtaattaataAGTAGCCTATTCGATTTATGATGTGGGTATACTACATCATAATCATAGTGGTACATCACCCACAGCATTTAACTACTGTTACCGCTAGAACTCGTGCGTGTCGCTCTACATACGAcgtaaaacatttatttaataaCAAGTGACTGAATTCATTAATTGGTTCTGTAAGGAAATGCTCGTGCGCTAAATTAATGCACATTATATTATTTAACATTTTCACGCCCACTTAATTCAGTTAAtattttattcctccatggttgaacggTAAACGAGAGTTTGCAGATAccataatttgaaaaaaataaataataataatctggcCACGTGTGCTATTATGAGGTAGATCCAATTTCCCTGTAAAAattgttcattcataaaaagtGTTCACAATAGACATTACCCACACTAACTTTTCCCATATGTTTTCCCTGTAAATAATATCACTCATCGCACTTCCTTGTTCTTATTGTCTAGTTTAACAGGTGTTTTAACTCAATTAACGGAGGACAACTTCCTCAAAAGAGTTGCCACTGTTGAACCAGTGTGGGAGGAAGTCGCTGGTTCAAGTCCGACTCTAGTCAATATGAATATGTGTTTAATGTTCATCCTCCTACACATGTACTTACACAATATTACGCAATTCGGATTTTGCTTGTTGCAAAACCTAAAAGGTTAATTCATGCAGCCTGATTTAGTGattgcctttttttcttttcaaaaaagtgcctataaaaactgaaaaaacaCTGTCCAAAGGTTAAGTGTGATCGGCCAtttcctggtttttttttgcaattgtaAGAAAGTGGCATAACTGTTTGATGCGAGAAACGTTTCCCCGTGGTGTTTGGGTGGGACCtgctaaaaaagaaattaatagcctttttgaggtatggcgcaCACTATAGTGCACTGTttgtttgggtgtatacagacaaatttacccaaacctaatataGTGTCATATGAATgtgttcaccatatctcaaaatggcttatcaCAGTACCAcaagttaatttaaaaattaattattaattatgatAATTACCTGTCCAAACCCGCTAAATGGAGTTGGGTTGATAGTGCACGTTTCTGCCATTGTGTACATGCCTATAGTTTCTGCAGTAACTGAGACTTGAGTATTGGTATCTGTGGTGAAGAgacagaataaataaataagtatacATGACAGCTTTAAACAATTTCAGTTGAAAATCGAAATGCATTCCGGACCATCCAAAAGGTCCAGCTCATAAAAGTTGCGTTTCATAAATGAACACCCATGTGAAGTGTCATGCTCCATTTGCTGTATTTCAATTTGTGAATAACATAAGTCAGCCAGCAAAGTGAAAGAATACTTCACGGTAAATCGGAAACTATTGAACCAATATCATTGGTTTCAATTGACAATCAGTCGTGACTTTCATTCTCAAAATCCTGACACAGTTTACATGGGAAACCATGCAAGCATGTCTTTAGAgcaacaaaacaatgcaatggTAGTTCTGCACACTTCGGTTACGGCCTCGCACATCCCTTGGTGTCGGGGTAGAGTACACAAATTACATTTGAACAATCAATATTATCAAATCAAAAGTATTAATATTAAGAGACAGTAACAGTGAAACGTACTCGCACATTTGAAAATCCATATTTTGTTGGCCTGGTGTACAAAATATAGAAAATCTATGCATGTTTGAAATTGTAATCTGAAATTGTTACACACTGTTATACGAGCAGATGACAATATTTTGCTTATTTCATAAAATATACAACTGACAATGACATAAAAATTAATTCAGCATCACctgtaaa from the Asterias rubens chromosome 22, eAstRub1.3, whole genome shotgun sequence genome contains:
- the LOC117305061 gene encoding SAM pointed domain-containing Ets transcription factor-like; the protein is MYTMAETCTINPTPFSGFGQEVKAFDLNLSGDFINFDFITQAQIDGFFDTAPTDTQGGLLQPVESMEGSFNEMLPAQSPIKIEELGSVNVAPLHHQSQYDADMDQVQQLIVREVMGDIVTACELINIPTDPCRWNSEQVKKWVEWTRHQYRLPEIEVGFFAMDGLSLCNLTDEQFRQLSPKSGDILYAHLDIWKNAAGRMNVADNILSPHLPASQVFVGNEQCSYMDLSSLGGYETSSSMSNSDDEASIPSPGPTSGPNTFMTPNHTGGIHLWQFLKDLLVQPDSYGYCIRWLDRPQGIFKIEDSVEVARLWGLRKNRPAMNYDKLSRSIRQYYKKGIMKKTEIAQRLVYQFVHPC